The Schistocerca piceifrons isolate TAMUIC-IGC-003096 chromosome 5, iqSchPice1.1, whole genome shotgun sequence genome has a segment encoding these proteins:
- the LOC124798908 gene encoding putative nuclease HARBI1: MKPSSHGDEYVNRKGFPSINVQLTCDNSEMFTSVDASWTGSVHDARIWRNSHVYRTLRENQCNALILGDEGYGIAPWLMTPFQNPEAPDERAHNRLHSKERVIIERCFEQVKRRFPILQNKIRLAQTKIPSVIIACFVLHNVAKHVGDEDFEAPGDDDNNLPVLGEDEAANVRVRGTNRRREIVNVIRQL, translated from the coding sequence ATGAAGCCTTCTTCACATGGAGACGAATACGTTAATCGAAAGGGCTTTCCATCTATAAATGTGCAGCTGACGTGTGACAACAGTGAAATGTTTACGAGTGTTGATGCTTCATGGACAGGGTCTGTACATGACGCTAGGATATGGAGAAACTCCCATGTGTATCGTACATTGCGTGAGAACCAGTGCAACGCCCTAATTTTAGGAGACGAAGGATATGGCATTGCACCGTGGTTAATGACACCATTTCAAAATCCCGAAGCACCTGATGAGAGGGCACACAACAGACTTCACTCTAAGGAAAGGGTGATAATCGAACGGTGCTTTGAACAAGTGAAAAGGCGTTTCccaattctgcaaaataaaataaggcTTGCCCAAACAAAAATCCCCAGTGTGATAATAGCCTGTTTTGTTTTGCACAACGTAGCAAAACATGTAGGGGATGAGGATTTTGAAGCACCTGGTGATGACGACAACAATCTTCCAGTACTGGGAGAAGACGAAGCAGCAAACGTACGTGTACGTGGAACAAATAGAAGACGGGAAATTGTAAATGTAATACGACAACTGTAA